Within the Bradyrhizobium ottawaense genome, the region GTGGATCGGCTCGCCGATGGCGCGGATCGCTTGCGCGAAATTCTCGACCGAGTGATGGCCCGGCACATAGCCGGCCTCGAAGTGCACCTCGGCGACGCGACGATAGTCGCGGGTGATGAATCCTAAGAGAATTTCGGCGAGGAAGCGCCGCTCCTTCAGCCCGAGCCGGCCCATGATGCCGAAATCGACCGCCACCAGCCGGCCGGCCGCGTCGAGGAACAGATTGCCCGGATGCATGTCGGCATGAAAGAAGCCGTCGCGCAGCGCGTGGCGCAGAAAACTCTGGATCACCTTGCGGCCGAGCTCGGGCAGGTCGATGTGCGACTGTTCGAGCCGCACATGGTCGTTCAGCGCGATGCCGTCGATCCACTCCATCGTCAGCACGTTGTGGGTGGTGCGGTCCCAATCGACAGTGGGCACGCGGAAATCCGGATCGTCGCGGATGTTCTCGGCCATCTCGGACATCGCCGCCGCTTCCAGCCGCAGGTCCATTTCCATCGCGACCGAGCGCGACATCGTGTTGATGACTTCGATCAGCCGCAGCCGCCGCGCTTCGGCCGAATGCGCCTCGGCGTTGTACGCGACAAAGAAGAAGTCGGCGAGGTCGCGGCGGAAACGCGCGGCGACATTGGGCCGGAGTACTTTGACCGCGACGTTCTTGTGCTTGCCGTCGCGTTCGACCACGCCGCGATGCACCTGCGCGATCGAGGCCGCGGCCACCGCCGGGCCGAGGTTCACAAACGCCTGCGCCACAGGGCGTTCCAGCGATTGCGCGATCACGGCTTCGGCCTCGGCCTCGGAGAACGGCGGCAGCCGGTCCTGCAGGGCTTCGAGATCGCGCGCCATCGCGACGCCGACCACGTCGGGCCGCGTCGCGAGAAACTGCCCGAGCTTGAGATAAGCGGGTCCCAATCGCGTCAGCGCGCGCGACAGCCGCGGGCCGGATTTGGCGCCGGGCCGTTCGATCAGCCGCGCCAGACGCAACGCGAGTTGGCCGGGCGGCGGCACCAGGCTCGGATCGACGACGCCGAACACGCCTTCGCGCGCGAACACGTAACCAGCGCGGACCAATCGCGCGATGTGGGTCGCCGCAGAAATCACAAACG harbors:
- the ubiB gene encoding 2-polyprenylphenol 6-hydroxylase, translated to MISAATHIARLVRAGYVFAREGVFGVVDPSLVPPPGQLALRLARLIERPGAKSGPRLSRALTRLGPAYLKLGQFLATRPDVVGVAMARDLEALQDRLPPFSEAEAEAVIAQSLERPVAQAFVNLGPAVAAASIAQVHRGVVERDGKHKNVAVKVLRPNVAARFRRDLADFFFVAYNAEAHSAEARRLRLIEVINTMSRSVAMEMDLRLEAAAMSEMAENIRDDPDFRVPTVDWDRTTHNVLTMEWIDGIALNDHVRLEQSHIDLPELGRKVIQSFLRHALRDGFFHADMHPGNLFLDAAGRLVAVDFGIMGRLGLKERRFLAEILLGFITRDYRRVAEVHFEAGYVPGHHSVENFAQAIRAIGEPIHNRTAEEISMAKLLTLLLEVTGLFDMQTRPELILLQKTMVVVEGVARGFDPKLDIWKVADPVVREWIERNLGPIGRIQGAMSGAGELGRVAASLPAIASRAVAVLENLERMTREGVTLSPETIAAMARTESRKNRWRTLALWIIAATFIGILVAVRQL